In a genomic window of Streptomyces roseoviridis:
- a CDS encoding ABC transporter permease, with amino-acid sequence MSRRLPWGAMARMTGRRALAAVPVLLGVTLAVFAVAAASPFDPVKAYAGTAGLTASQENLDQLRANLGADRPWLTRWWEWLGRAVTGDLGDSSVMRQPVADVIAERVGWSALLAATAFLLAVTLGTALGVLAGRRRGGLLDRAVSSAAYTLEAAPAFWLGLLAIWFFALKLGALPAGGLTDTASETVTAGQVAHHLVLPALVLGISQLPWFFLYVRQGVGDALEEDPVRGARARGLGERTVLTGHALRSGMLPMLTLIGSRVPELITGALLVETVFSWPGIAAATVQAAVSVDFPLLAALTVLATAAVLLGNLLSDLLYGLADPRVGFDG; translated from the coding sequence GTGAGCCGCCGTCTCCCCTGGGGAGCCATGGCCCGGATGACGGGACGGCGCGCCCTCGCCGCCGTCCCCGTCCTCCTCGGCGTCACTCTCGCGGTCTTCGCCGTCGCCGCCGCCTCCCCCTTCGACCCCGTCAAGGCCTACGCCGGCACCGCCGGCCTCACCGCCTCCCAGGAGAACCTCGACCAGCTGCGTGCCAACCTCGGCGCCGACCGGCCCTGGCTCACCCGCTGGTGGGAATGGCTCGGCCGCGCCGTCACCGGCGACCTGGGCGACTCCAGCGTCATGCGCCAGCCCGTCGCCGACGTCATCGCCGAACGCGTCGGCTGGTCCGCGCTGCTCGCCGCCACCGCCTTCCTCCTCGCCGTCACCCTCGGCACCGCGCTCGGCGTCCTCGCCGGCCGCCGCCGCGGCGGCCTCCTCGACCGGGCCGTCAGCTCCGCCGCGTACACCCTGGAAGCCGCCCCCGCCTTCTGGCTCGGACTGCTCGCCATCTGGTTCTTCGCCCTGAAGCTCGGCGCGCTGCCGGCCGGCGGCCTCACCGACACCGCCAGCGAGACCGTCACCGCCGGCCAGGTCGCCCACCACCTCGTCCTGCCCGCCCTCGTCCTCGGGATCTCCCAGCTGCCCTGGTTCTTCCTCTACGTACGCCAGGGCGTCGGCGACGCCCTGGAGGAGGACCCGGTGCGCGGCGCCCGTGCCCGCGGCCTCGGCGAGAGGACCGTCCTCACCGGCCACGCCCTGCGCTCCGGAATGCTCCCCATGCTCACCCTCATCGGCTCCCGCGTCCCCGAACTCATCACCGGCGCCCTTCTCGTCGAGACCGTCTTCAGCTGGCCCGGCATCGCCGCCGCCACCGTGCAGGCCGCCGTCTCCGTCGACTTCCCGCTGCTCGCCGCGCTCACGGTGCTCGCCACCGCCGCCGTCCTGCTCGGCAACCTGCTCTCCGACCTCCTGTACGGGCTCGCCGACCCCAGGGTGGGCTTCGATGGCTGA
- a CDS encoding ABC transporter substrate-binding protein, whose protein sequence is MAARTVRRATAAILTGAVALTAAACSHPGNGAAGSGGPKDSAVVGIAYEPDTLSPLLGYGKDGNSKIFDGLLAFDADLKLRPALAAALPTVSADGLTYTYKLRPGVKFSDGKPFTAKDVVFTYRTVLDPKTNNPSRTELDALEDVRAVGDDTVVFTLKYPYAPFAERTVLAIAPEHVAGRQDVNNGPFTTKPIGTGPYVLTGWSKGEKLTFQANPNYWGGAPAVKKFTMAVIKDDDVRATRLRAGDLDGAILPPNLAANFKTDKTKKTYAATTYDYRTVTLPTHNEVTGDTAVRRALDLAVDRQAMVDKILEGAGKPAYGPVPTGSPWFAKGTERRHDLAGARKILDEAGWKPGPDGIRVKNGVRAAFPLWYLSGDKLRQDHALAYASDAKKAGVEITTQAGTWEVIEPRMKTDAVLAGGGSPGDPDFDQYLLLKSALAGDGFNNMAWYDNKAVDRALEEGRRTDDPAQRRAAYDTVQRELVKNPGYTFLTHIDHLYVVADRWTTDAGDLTTQTEPHDHGLASGPWWNVEDWKPKGSGATAK, encoded by the coding sequence ATGGCCGCCCGAACCGTCCGCCGCGCGACCGCCGCGATACTCACGGGGGCCGTCGCCCTCACCGCGGCGGCCTGCTCCCACCCCGGCAACGGCGCAGCGGGCTCCGGCGGCCCCAAGGACTCCGCGGTCGTCGGCATCGCCTACGAACCCGACACCCTCAGCCCCCTCCTCGGCTACGGCAAGGACGGCAACTCCAAGATCTTCGACGGCCTCCTCGCCTTCGACGCCGACCTGAAGCTCCGGCCCGCCCTCGCCGCCGCCCTGCCGACGGTCAGCGCCGACGGCCTCACCTACACCTACAAGCTGCGCCCCGGGGTGAAGTTCAGCGACGGCAAGCCCTTCACCGCCAAGGACGTCGTCTTCACGTACAGGACGGTCCTCGACCCGAAGACCAACAACCCGTCCAGGACCGAGCTCGACGCCCTCGAGGACGTCAGGGCCGTCGGCGACGACACCGTCGTCTTCACCCTCAAGTACCCCTACGCGCCCTTCGCCGAGCGCACCGTCCTCGCCATCGCCCCCGAGCACGTCGCGGGCCGCCAGGACGTCAACAACGGCCCCTTCACCACCAAGCCGATCGGCACCGGGCCGTACGTCCTCACCGGCTGGTCCAAGGGCGAGAAGCTCACCTTCCAGGCCAACCCGAACTACTGGGGCGGCGCCCCGGCCGTGAAGAAGTTCACCATGGCCGTCATCAAGGACGACGACGTCCGCGCCACCCGCCTGCGCGCCGGCGACCTCGACGGCGCCATCCTGCCGCCCAACCTCGCCGCCAACTTCAAGACCGACAAGACGAAGAAGACCTACGCGGCCACCACCTACGACTACCGCACGGTCACCCTCCCCACCCACAACGAGGTCACCGGCGACACCGCCGTCCGCCGCGCCCTCGACCTCGCCGTCGACCGGCAGGCCATGGTCGACAAGATCCTCGAAGGCGCCGGCAAGCCCGCCTACGGGCCCGTCCCCACCGGCAGCCCCTGGTTCGCCAAGGGCACGGAACGCCGCCACGACCTCGCCGGCGCGCGGAAGATCCTCGACGAGGCCGGCTGGAAGCCCGGACCCGACGGCATCCGCGTCAAGAACGGCGTCCGCGCCGCCTTCCCGCTCTGGTACCTCTCCGGTGACAAGCTCCGCCAGGACCACGCCCTCGCCTACGCCTCCGACGCCAAGAAGGCCGGCGTCGAGATCACGACCCAGGCCGGCACCTGGGAGGTCATCGAACCCCGCATGAAGACCGACGCCGTCCTCGCCGGCGGCGGCTCGCCCGGCGACCCCGACTTCGACCAGTACCTGCTGCTGAAGTCCGCCCTCGCCGGCGACGGCTTCAACAACATGGCCTGGTACGACAACAAGGCCGTCGACCGCGCCCTGGAGGAGGGCCGACGCACCGACGACCCCGCCCAGCGCCGCGCCGCCTACGACACCGTCCAGCGCGAACTGGTGAAGAACCCCGGCTACACCTTCCTCACCCACATCGACCACCTCTACGTCGTCGCCGACCGCTGGACCACCGACGCGGGCGACCTCACCACCCAGACCGAGCCGCACGACCACGGCCTCGCCTCGGGCCCCTGGTGGAACGTCGAGGACTGGAAGCCGAAGGGCAGCGGAGCGACCGCCAAGTGA
- a CDS encoding acyl-CoA dehydrogenase family protein, with protein MNATPDLLYSETEDDLRAAVRSLLADRADAQTLLGRVEEPSPYVPGLWEALGAGIGAAGLLVPEKLGGQGASHREAAVVLEELGRAVAPAPYLTSAVIATETLLALDTEREPVAELLAGLASGGTVAVLAAPLSTAPGGPPPLADGPVPAVADAVAADVLLVPRSDGLYAVPAAEAVLTPLSPLDLTRPLARVDAGGAVGIRLADAERAREAVRRGLLAGAGLLASEQLGIAAWCLEETVRHTKERHQFNRPIGSFQALKHRMARLWLELVGARAAARAAADALATGAPDAELTVAVAQAHCSRTAVHAAEECVQLHGGIGMTWEHPAHLALKRAKADQTALGSPGRHRDTVAALMDLPAPA; from the coding sequence ATGAACGCAACGCCGGACCTCCTCTACTCCGAGACCGAGGACGACCTGCGGGCGGCGGTCCGCTCCCTGCTCGCGGACCGGGCCGACGCGCAGACCCTGCTCGGCCGCGTCGAGGAGCCGAGCCCCTACGTCCCCGGTCTGTGGGAGGCCCTCGGCGCCGGCATCGGCGCCGCCGGACTGCTGGTCCCCGAGAAGCTGGGCGGCCAGGGCGCGAGCCACCGCGAGGCGGCCGTGGTCCTGGAGGAGCTCGGCCGGGCGGTGGCCCCGGCCCCGTACCTGACCAGCGCCGTGATCGCGACCGAGACCCTGCTCGCGCTCGACACCGAGCGCGAGCCGGTGGCCGAGCTGCTCGCCGGACTCGCGTCCGGCGGGACCGTCGCCGTCCTGGCGGCCCCGCTCTCCACCGCCCCCGGCGGCCCGCCACCCCTGGCCGACGGACCCGTTCCCGCCGTCGCGGACGCCGTCGCCGCCGACGTCCTCCTCGTGCCGCGCTCCGACGGGCTGTACGCGGTACCCGCCGCCGAGGCGGTCCTCACCCCGCTCTCCCCGCTCGACCTGACCCGACCGCTCGCCCGGGTCGACGCGGGCGGCGCCGTCGGCATTCGCCTCGCCGACGCCGAGCGGGCGCGCGAGGCGGTCCGGCGCGGCCTGCTCGCCGGCGCCGGGCTGCTCGCCTCCGAGCAGCTCGGGATCGCCGCATGGTGCCTGGAGGAGACCGTCCGGCACACCAAGGAGCGCCACCAGTTCAACCGGCCGATCGGCTCCTTCCAGGCGCTGAAGCACCGCATGGCCCGGCTCTGGCTGGAACTCGTAGGCGCCCGGGCCGCCGCCCGGGCCGCCGCCGACGCGCTCGCCACCGGCGCGCCGGACGCGGAACTGACCGTCGCCGTCGCCCAGGCCCACTGCTCCAGGACCGCCGTGCACGCCGCCGAGGAGTGCGTCCAGCTGCACGGCGGCATCGGCATGACCTGGGAGCACCCGGCGCACCTGGCCCTCAAGCGGGCCAAGGCCGATCAGACCGCGCTCGGTTCGCCCGGCCGGCACCGGGACACCGTCGCCGCCCTGATGGACCTCCCCGCCCCCGCGTGA
- a CDS encoding acyl-CoA dehydrogenase family protein — MTPRDSVAPDAAAARTVDAAALRDLTRRFLAEHPPAGTDRTAFLRARFDAGLAWVHYPAGLGGLDAPRALQAVVDAELAAAGAPDNDPRRIGIGLGMAAPTLLAHGSDEVKQRFLKPLWVGEEVWCQLFSEPGAGSDLAALATRAVRDGDDWVINGQKVWTSSAHVARWAILIARTDPDLPKHRGITYFVCDMTDPGVEVRPLRQITGEAEFNEVFLTDVRIPDAHRLGEVGDGWRVAQTTLMNERVTIGGARIPREGGMIGKAAGTWRDRPELRTHDLHRRLLDLWVDAEVARLTGERLRQQLVAGQPGPEGSAMKLGFARLNQAISALEVELLGDEGLLYGDWTMARPDLVDFTGRDAGYRYLRAKGNSIEGGTTEVLLNIVAERVLGLPAEPRNDKDVAWKDLAR; from the coding sequence ATGACCCCCCGGGACAGCGTCGCCCCCGACGCCGCCGCCGCCCGTACCGTCGACGCCGCCGCGCTGCGCGACCTCACCCGCCGGTTCCTGGCCGAACACCCGCCGGCCGGCACCGACCGCACCGCCTTCCTGCGCGCCCGCTTCGACGCCGGACTCGCCTGGGTGCACTATCCGGCCGGCCTCGGCGGACTCGACGCCCCGCGCGCCCTCCAGGCGGTCGTCGACGCCGAACTCGCCGCCGCGGGAGCCCCCGACAACGACCCCCGCCGGATCGGCATCGGTCTCGGCATGGCCGCCCCCACCCTCCTCGCCCACGGCTCCGACGAGGTCAAACAGCGCTTCCTGAAGCCGCTGTGGGTCGGCGAGGAGGTCTGGTGCCAGCTCTTCAGCGAACCCGGCGCCGGCTCCGACCTCGCCGCCCTCGCCACCCGGGCCGTCCGCGACGGGGACGACTGGGTGATCAACGGGCAGAAGGTGTGGACCTCCAGCGCCCACGTGGCGCGCTGGGCCATCCTCATCGCCCGCACCGACCCGGACCTGCCCAAGCACCGGGGCATCACCTACTTCGTCTGCGACATGACCGACCCCGGCGTCGAGGTCCGGCCGCTGCGCCAGATCACCGGCGAGGCCGAGTTCAACGAGGTCTTCCTCACCGACGTCCGCATCCCCGACGCCCACCGCCTCGGCGAGGTCGGGGACGGCTGGCGGGTCGCCCAGACCACCCTCATGAACGAGCGCGTCACGATCGGCGGCGCCCGCATCCCGCGCGAGGGCGGCATGATCGGGAAGGCAGCCGGCACCTGGCGCGACCGCCCCGAGCTGCGCACCCACGACCTGCACCGCCGCCTCCTCGACCTCTGGGTGGACGCCGAGGTCGCCCGGCTCACCGGCGAAAGGCTGCGCCAGCAGCTCGTCGCGGGACAGCCCGGCCCCGAGGGCAGCGCCATGAAGCTCGGCTTCGCCCGCCTCAACCAGGCCATCAGCGCCCTGGAGGTCGAACTCCTCGGTGACGAGGGCCTGCTGTACGGCGACTGGACGATGGCCAGGCCCGACCTGGTCGACTTCACCGGCCGAGACGCGGGCTACCGCTATCTGCGCGCCAAGGGCAACTCGATCGAGGGCGGGACCACCGAGGTGCTGCTCAACATCGTCGCCGAGCGGGTGCTCGGCCTGCCCGCCGAGCCCCGCAACGACAAGGACGTCGCCTGGAAGGACCTCGCCCGATGA
- a CDS encoding NADPH:quinone oxidoreductase family protein, translating into MQAWRVHENGEPGEVMQRDEVERPEPGPGQVLLKVRATGLNFPDALLCRGQYQVRPPLPFTPGVEVCAETEDGRRVIATPALPHGGLAEYAVADAAALLPAPEALDDAEAAALHIGYQTGWFGLHRRAALKEGETLLVHAAAGGVGSAAVQLGKAAGATVIGVVGGADKAAAARALGCDTVVDRHAEDVVTAVKEATGGRGADVIYDPVGGAAYQQSAKLVAFEGRIVVVGFASGTIPSPALNHALVKNYSIVGLHWGLYNLKDPAAVLRCHETLTELAAKGLIKPYVSERVPFADAADAVQRLSEGVTTGRLVVLPAGAADGRADGPAEGARA; encoded by the coding sequence ATGCAGGCATGGCGAGTGCACGAGAACGGCGAACCGGGCGAGGTGATGCAGCGCGACGAGGTGGAGCGGCCCGAGCCCGGCCCCGGCCAGGTGCTGCTGAAGGTCCGCGCCACCGGCCTCAACTTCCCCGACGCGCTGCTGTGCCGGGGCCAGTACCAGGTGCGGCCGCCGCTGCCCTTCACCCCCGGAGTGGAGGTCTGCGCCGAGACCGAGGACGGCCGCCGGGTCATCGCGACCCCGGCACTGCCCCACGGCGGGCTCGCCGAGTACGCGGTCGCCGACGCCGCCGCGCTGCTCCCGGCGCCCGAGGCGCTCGACGACGCCGAGGCCGCCGCCCTCCACATCGGCTACCAGACCGGCTGGTTCGGCCTGCACCGCAGGGCCGCCCTCAAGGAGGGCGAGACCCTCCTCGTGCACGCCGCCGCGGGCGGGGTCGGCAGCGCCGCCGTCCAGCTCGGCAAGGCGGCCGGCGCCACCGTGATCGGCGTCGTCGGCGGCGCCGACAAGGCCGCCGCCGCCCGCGCGCTCGGCTGCGACACCGTCGTCGACCGGCACGCCGAGGACGTCGTCACCGCCGTCAAGGAGGCCACCGGCGGCCGCGGCGCCGACGTGATCTACGACCCGGTCGGCGGCGCCGCCTACCAGCAGTCCGCCAAGCTCGTCGCCTTCGAGGGCCGGATCGTGGTCGTCGGCTTCGCCAGCGGCACCATCCCGAGCCCCGCCCTCAACCACGCCCTGGTGAAGAACTACTCGATCGTGGGCCTGCACTGGGGCCTGTACAACCTCAAGGACCCGGCGGCCGTGCTGCGCTGCCACGAGACCCTCACCGAACTCGCCGCCAAGGGCCTGATCAAGCCGTACGTGAGCGAGCGCGTACCCTTCGCCGACGCCGCCGACGCCGTGCAGCGCCTGTCCGAGGGCGTCACCACCGGGCGCCTGGTCGTCCTGCCGGCCGGAGCCGCGGACGGACGCGCCGACGGACCCGCGGAAGGAGCCCGCGCATGA
- a CDS encoding XRE family transcriptional regulator yields the protein MTEDERIASVLDEVGPRLRRIRRERGSTLAELSAATGISVSTLSRLESGGRRPSLELLLPIARAHQVPLDELVGAPPVGDPRVRNRPIVRHGRTLYPLTRQPGGLQAYKVVQEPGAEQPDARVHEGYEWLYVLSGRLRLVLGEHDVVLGPGEAAEFDTRVPHWFGPAGDRPVEFLSLFGPQGERMHVRARPKKS from the coding sequence ATGACCGAAGACGAACGCATCGCCTCCGTCCTGGACGAGGTCGGACCCCGCCTGCGCCGCATCCGGCGCGAGCGCGGGTCCACCCTGGCCGAGCTGTCCGCCGCCACCGGCATCTCGGTGAGCACCCTCTCCCGCCTGGAGTCGGGCGGGAGACGGCCGAGCCTGGAACTGCTGCTGCCGATCGCCCGCGCCCACCAGGTCCCCCTGGACGAGCTCGTCGGCGCCCCGCCGGTCGGCGACCCCCGGGTCAGGAACCGGCCGATCGTGCGCCACGGCCGCACGCTGTACCCGCTCACCCGCCAGCCCGGCGGCCTCCAGGCGTACAAGGTCGTCCAGGAGCCCGGCGCCGAGCAGCCCGACGCGCGGGTGCACGAGGGCTACGAGTGGCTCTACGTGCTCTCCGGGCGGTTGCGCCTCGTGCTCGGCGAGCACGACGTGGTGCTCGGACCGGGAGAGGCGGCCGAGTTCGACACCCGGGTCCCGCACTGGTTCGGGCCCGCGGGGGACCGGCCGGTGGAGTTCCTGAGCCTGTTCGGGCCGCAGGGCGAGCGGATGCACGTACGGGCGCGGCCGAAGAAGTCCTGA
- a CDS encoding NAD(P)/FAD-dependent oxidoreductase, producing MEPNVKENPVDTAQHTYEVVVVGGGAAGLSAALVLGRARRRTLVIDAGEPRNAPAAHMQGYLSRDGMSPADFLAVGREEVAAYGVEWTRGLVTAAAPDGPEGFTVSLADGRAVRARRLIVTTGLVDLLPEVDDLAERWGRDVLHCPYCHGWEVRDRAFGVIAHPVLPAHQALIVSQWSSDVTLFLHTAPEPSPEDAARLAAAGVTVVTGEVAGLAVEDDRLTGVRMGDGRTVPREVLFVGTRTEPRDGFLTALGAATHETPSGRFVAVDETGRTSVPGVWAAGNAIGAHEQVVNAASGGYRAAVTVNAELLLADLDRRVAAVTR from the coding sequence ATGGAGCCGAACGTGAAGGAGAACCCGGTGGACACGGCACAGCACACGTACGAGGTGGTGGTGGTCGGCGGCGGCGCGGCCGGCCTGAGCGCGGCCCTGGTCCTGGGCCGGGCCCGGCGCCGGACCCTGGTGATCGACGCCGGCGAGCCCCGTAACGCCCCCGCCGCCCATATGCAGGGTTACCTGTCCCGGGACGGGATGAGCCCGGCCGACTTCCTCGCCGTGGGACGGGAGGAGGTCGCCGCGTACGGGGTGGAGTGGACGCGGGGCCTGGTGACGGCGGCCGCGCCGGACGGCCCGGAGGGCTTCACCGTGTCGCTCGCCGACGGCCGCGCCGTCCGCGCACGGCGGCTGATCGTGACCACCGGCCTCGTCGACCTGCTGCCCGAGGTCGACGACCTCGCCGAGCGGTGGGGCCGGGACGTGCTGCACTGCCCGTACTGCCACGGCTGGGAGGTGCGCGACCGGGCCTTCGGCGTGATCGCCCACCCCGTCCTTCCGGCGCACCAGGCCCTGATCGTCTCGCAGTGGTCGTCCGACGTGACCCTGTTCCTGCACACGGCCCCGGAGCCCTCCCCCGAGGACGCCGCCCGGCTCGCGGCGGCCGGCGTGACGGTCGTGACCGGCGAGGTCGCGGGCCTCGCGGTCGAGGACGACCGGCTGACCGGCGTACGGATGGGGGACGGGCGGACCGTGCCCCGCGAGGTGCTGTTCGTCGGCACCAGGACGGAGCCCCGCGACGGGTTCCTCACCGCGCTGGGCGCGGCCACGCACGAGACGCCGTCCGGGCGCTTCGTCGCCGTCGACGAGACCGGCCGGACGAGCGTGCCCGGGGTGTGGGCGGCCGGCAACGCGATCGGGGCCCACGAGCAGGTGGTCAACGCGGCGAGCGGCGGCTACCGGGCGGCGGTCACGGTCAACGCGGAGCTGCTGCTGGCGGACCTCGACCGGCGGGTGGCGGCGGTCACGCGCTGA
- a CDS encoding VOC family protein: MLGTDFTTGSPSWIDLGSPDTDAAAVFYGRVFGWDFTPAGPGAGGYGFFQQEGRTVAALGPLTEEGASSAWTVYFQTPDVEATEHAAEANGGTVRLHALDVMDAGRMAALTDPGGAEFAVWQPGTIKGLERTSQDNTLVWTELHTGDPEATLAFYRALFGWRWQAMDTPGMTYRVISTADGDQQDASFGGVAPLQSGASKARWVPYFAVTDADVIAASTQESGGSVLMPPADVPEVGRIAWLADPFGAPFAVLRPAPMH, from the coding sequence ATGCTCGGTACGGACTTCACGACGGGCTCCCCCAGTTGGATCGACCTCGGCAGCCCCGACACCGACGCGGCGGCCGTCTTCTACGGCCGGGTCTTCGGCTGGGACTTCACCCCGGCGGGCCCCGGCGCGGGCGGCTACGGCTTCTTCCAGCAGGAGGGCCGTACGGTCGCCGCGCTCGGCCCGCTCACGGAGGAGGGCGCGAGCAGCGCCTGGACCGTCTACTTCCAGACGCCCGACGTCGAGGCCACCGAGCACGCCGCTGAGGCCAACGGCGGGACCGTGCGCCTGCACGCCCTCGACGTCATGGACGCGGGGCGGATGGCGGCCCTGACCGACCCGGGCGGCGCCGAGTTCGCCGTGTGGCAGCCGGGCACGATCAAGGGTCTCGAGCGGACCTCGCAGGACAACACCCTGGTCTGGACGGAGCTGCACACCGGCGACCCCGAGGCCACCCTCGCCTTCTACCGGGCGCTGTTCGGCTGGCGCTGGCAGGCGATGGACACGCCGGGCATGACGTACCGGGTGATCTCCACGGCCGACGGCGACCAGCAGGACGCCTCGTTCGGCGGTGTGGCGCCGCTCCAGAGCGGCGCGTCCAAGGCCCGCTGGGTGCCGTACTTCGCGGTGACGGACGCGGACGTGATCGCCGCCTCGACCCAGGAGAGCGGCGGATCGGTCCTGATGCCGCCGGCGGACGTGCCGGAGGTGGGCCGGATCGCCTGGCTCGCCGACCCCTTCGGCGCGCCGTTCGCCGTCCTGAGGCCCGCGCCGATGCACTGA
- a CDS encoding PIG-L deacetylase family protein, with product MIEKTEQALPQLEEMPSDWQRALAVVAHPDDLEYGCAAAVAGWTDAGKEVAYLLVTRGEAGIDGLDPAACGPLREREQRDSAAVVGVRTVEFLDHADGVIEYGLGLRRDIAAAIRRHRPELVLTLNHRDTWGPEPGGVWNTPDHRAVGRATLDAAADAGNRWIFPELTEQGLAPWNGVRWVAVAGSRLPTHAVDARPGLERATRSLLAHRTYIEALTDRDAEEYCRDFVTESTARAAARFGGRPAVTFEVFPR from the coding sequence ATGATCGAGAAGACCGAACAGGCCCTGCCCCAGCTGGAAGAGATGCCCTCCGACTGGCAGCGCGCGCTCGCCGTCGTCGCCCACCCCGACGACCTCGAATACGGCTGCGCCGCCGCCGTCGCCGGCTGGACGGACGCGGGCAAGGAGGTCGCGTACCTGCTCGTCACCCGCGGCGAGGCGGGCATCGACGGGCTCGACCCGGCCGCCTGCGGCCCGCTGCGCGAGCGGGAGCAGCGGGACAGCGCCGCGGTCGTGGGCGTGCGGACCGTGGAGTTCCTCGACCACGCGGACGGAGTGATCGAGTACGGGCTCGGTCTGCGCCGCGACATCGCCGCGGCGATCCGGCGGCACCGGCCCGAACTCGTCCTCACCCTCAACCACCGCGACACCTGGGGTCCGGAGCCGGGCGGTGTCTGGAACACGCCCGACCACCGGGCCGTCGGCCGTGCCACCCTGGACGCGGCCGCCGACGCCGGCAACCGCTGGATCTTCCCCGAACTGACCGAGCAGGGCCTCGCGCCCTGGAACGGGGTCCGCTGGGTGGCCGTCGCCGGATCCCGCCTCCCGACCCACGCGGTCGACGCCCGGCCGGGTCTGGAGCGCGCCACCCGCTCGCTCCTCGCCCACCGCACCTACATCGAGGCGCTGACCGACCGCGACGCGGAGGAGTACTGCCGCGACTTCGTCACCGAGTCCACCGCCCGGGCCGCCGCTCGCTTCGGCGGCCGCCCGGCGGTGACGTTCGAGGTGTTCCCCCGCTGA
- a CDS encoding SIS domain-containing protein, producing MTTHADTEIASQPDCWRRAAVLAAERADLLPRSGERIAVVGCGTSYFIARSYAALRESLGAGETDAFPASDPTPLGRRYDRIVALSRSGTTTEVAALLDGAAGRIPTLLLTAVPDGPAAHRADTVLDLAFADERSVVQTRFPTTALQLLRAGLGVDLAPSVADAELVLYEPLPAAWTAHRQFTFLGTGWTAGLADEAALKLRGAARAWAESYPAMEYRHGPISISDPGSLVWCLGPVPSGLADEVLATGARFVSDAVDPVAALVRAQRLAVALAGRRRLNPDRPRHLTRSVILAGAS from the coding sequence ATGACCACTCATGCCGACACCGAGATCGCGAGCCAGCCCGACTGCTGGCGCCGTGCCGCCGTCCTCGCCGCCGAACGGGCCGACCTGCTGCCCCGGTCCGGCGAGCGCATCGCCGTCGTCGGCTGCGGCACCTCGTACTTCATCGCCCGCTCCTACGCGGCCCTGCGCGAGTCCCTGGGCGCCGGCGAGACCGACGCCTTCCCAGCCTCCGACCCCACTCCGCTCGGCCGCCGCTACGACCGGATCGTCGCCCTGTCCCGCTCCGGCACCACGACCGAGGTCGCCGCCCTGCTCGACGGTGCCGCCGGCCGGATCCCGACCCTCCTCCTCACCGCGGTCCCGGACGGCCCCGCCGCCCACCGGGCCGACACCGTCCTCGACCTCGCGTTCGCCGACGAACGCTCCGTCGTCCAGACCCGGTTCCCCACGACGGCGCTCCAACTGCTGCGCGCCGGACTCGGCGTCGACCTCGCGCCCTCGGTGGCGGACGCGGAACTCGTCCTGTACGAGCCGCTGCCCGCCGCCTGGACGGCGCACCGCCAGTTCACCTTCCTCGGCACCGGCTGGACCGCCGGCCTCGCCGACGAGGCCGCGCTCAAGCTCCGCGGGGCCGCCCGCGCCTGGGCCGAGTCCTACCCGGCGATGGAGTACCGGCACGGCCCGATCAGCATCAGCGATCCCGGCAGCCTGGTGTGGTGCCTGGGGCCCGTCCCCTCGGGACTCGCCGACGAGGTCCTCGCCACCGGCGCCCGGTTCGTCTCCGACGCCGTCGACCCGGTCGCCGCCCTGGTGCGCGCCCAGCGGCTCGCCGTCGCCCTCGCCGGCCGGCGGCGCCTCAACCCCGACCGGCCCCGGCACCTCACCCGCTCCGTGATCCTCGCCGGGGCGAGCTGA